The following proteins are co-located in the Paludibaculum fermentans genome:
- a CDS encoding ABC transporter permease, which translates to MGDLLQDLRYALRTLGRAPGFTAVVVLTLALGIGANTAIFSVVHATLLKPLPFHDPARLVAVWDTYLPQYPQLGLSPLELDGLRRESGLFVQSAWYRHVPKDFQMMPPGGDAAEVHAAFISEDLLPTLGAAPALGRGFTANEPVTSILLSHRLWQTRFSADPKVIGRGVRLNEQDYTIVGVMPASYQFPDWADLWLPNGPLLADELTNPVRHSLGFIGRLQPGVTTTQVDQRFTAICRRLTAEHPTTSRGFGSLVIGLQDDLTAKQRPALLLLLGAVALILLIACANVASLLLARAGRRTQEMSVRAALGAGAWRMIRQMLTESLVLAMAGGAAGLLLAAWAIALFAPESTQLNAPVIAFSVAVTLFTGVIFGLAPALHAARTDLNTTIRPGSSTAGRTATTHSALAVIEFALALVLVAGSGILVKSFLRLMHVDPGFRAQGLLTMCVSMPPSRNPADLYHRLQEKLQSQPGVQAVAAANTLPLVANRAYSMRFNVPGSPLIHPDSLPAAELRIVSPGYFQTLAIPLKAGREFTERDVNDSVVIINETTARRFWPGDNPVGRKFVTGPWGPKPSYSTIIGVAGDVRQFGLDSEPTNDFYFPSFAANYLILRTTIQPEALAATVRQAIRSIDPAIPISDVLSMPQIVEDTSTTRRTTMALLTAFASLALLLALIGIYGVISWSVTQRTREIGIRMALGAGTYTVQRMILRRALLLGAVGLVLGLIAAAILRPVIRTLVFEVNPGDPILYAAISAAMLLVVLAACYIPARRASRVDPQIALRWE; encoded by the coding sequence ATGGGCGATCTTTTGCAGGACCTTCGCTACGCGCTCCGCACGCTCGGCCGCGCGCCGGGCTTCACCGCCGTCGTCGTCCTCACGCTCGCCCTCGGCATCGGCGCCAACACGGCGATCTTCAGCGTCGTGCACGCCACCCTCCTCAAGCCCCTGCCCTTCCACGACCCCGCGCGCCTCGTCGCCGTCTGGGACACCTACCTCCCGCAATACCCCCAGCTCGGCCTCTCCCCGCTGGAGCTCGACGGCCTGCGGCGCGAATCCGGCCTCTTCGTCCAATCCGCCTGGTACCGCCACGTGCCCAAGGATTTCCAGATGATGCCGCCCGGTGGGGACGCCGCCGAAGTCCACGCCGCATTTATCTCGGAGGACCTCCTGCCCACCCTCGGCGCCGCTCCGGCACTGGGCCGCGGCTTCACCGCCAACGAGCCCGTCACCTCCATCCTCCTCAGCCACCGCCTCTGGCAGACCCGGTTCAGCGCGGATCCCAAGGTGATCGGCCGCGGAGTCCGTCTCAATGAGCAGGACTACACTATCGTCGGCGTCATGCCCGCCTCTTACCAGTTCCCCGATTGGGCGGATCTCTGGCTGCCCAATGGCCCGCTTCTCGCTGACGAACTCACCAACCCTGTCCGCCACTCGTTAGGCTTCATCGGCCGCCTACAGCCGGGCGTCACGACCACCCAGGTGGACCAGCGCTTCACCGCCATTTGCCGCCGCCTCACCGCCGAACACCCCACCACCAGCCGCGGCTTCGGCTCCCTCGTCATCGGCCTGCAGGACGATCTCACCGCCAAACAGCGCCCCGCCCTGCTGCTTCTGCTGGGAGCAGTAGCCCTGATCCTCCTCATCGCCTGCGCCAACGTAGCCAGCCTGCTGCTCGCCCGGGCCGGCCGCCGCACCCAGGAGATGTCCGTCCGGGCCGCCTTGGGCGCCGGAGCCTGGCGCATGATCCGTCAGATGCTCACCGAAAGCCTCGTCCTCGCCATGGCAGGCGGAGCCGCGGGCCTTCTCCTCGCCGCCTGGGCCATCGCCCTCTTCGCGCCCGAGTCCACCCAGCTCAACGCCCCGGTCATCGCCTTCTCCGTCGCGGTCACGCTCTTCACCGGAGTCATCTTCGGACTCGCCCCCGCCCTCCACGCCGCCCGTACTGACCTCAATACCACCATCCGGCCCGGCTCCTCCACCGCCGGCCGCACCGCCACCACGCACAGCGCCCTCGCGGTCATCGAATTCGCCCTGGCGCTGGTCCTGGTCGCCGGCTCCGGCATTCTCGTGAAGTCGTTCCTCCGGCTCATGCATGTCGATCCGGGCTTCCGCGCACAGGGTCTGCTCACGATGTGCGTCTCCATGCCCCCGTCGCGCAACCCCGCCGACCTCTACCACCGCCTCCAGGAGAAACTCCAGTCTCAGCCTGGCGTCCAGGCCGTTGCCGCCGCCAACACACTCCCCCTCGTCGCCAATCGCGCCTACTCGATGCGCTTCAATGTCCCCGGTAGCCCGCTCATCCACCCCGACAGCCTGCCAGCCGCGGAACTCCGCATCGTCAGCCCCGGCTACTTCCAGACCCTGGCCATCCCACTCAAAGCCGGCCGCGAGTTCACGGAACGCGACGTGAACGACTCCGTCGTGATCATCAACGAGACCACCGCCAGGCGCTTCTGGCCTGGCGACAATCCCGTCGGCCGCAAGTTCGTCACCGGACCCTGGGGCCCCAAGCCCAGCTACTCGACCATCATCGGAGTCGCGGGCGATGTCCGCCAGTTCGGCCTCGACTCCGAACCCACCAACGACTTCTACTTCCCCAGCTTCGCGGCGAACTACCTCATCCTCCGCACCACCATCCAGCCGGAAGCGCTAGCCGCCACAGTCCGCCAGGCGATCCGCTCCATCGACCCCGCCATCCCCATCTCCGACGTCCTCTCCATGCCGCAAATCGTCGAGGACACCTCCACCACCCGCCGCACCACAATGGCCCTGCTCACGGCCTTCGCGAGCCTGGCTCTCCTCCTGGCGCTGATCGGGATCTACGGCGTGATCTCGTGGTCGGTGACCCAGCGCACCCGCGAAATCGGAATCCGCATGGCGTTGGGAGCCGGCACCTACACAGTCCAGCGCATGATCCTCCGCCGGGCCCTGCTGCTGGGCGCCGTGGGCCTGGTTCTAGGTTTGATCGCCGCGGCAATCCTCCGCCCGGTAATCCGGACGTTGGTCTTCGAAGTAAACCCGGGCGACCCAATCCTGTACGCAGCCATCTCCGCGGCCATGCTCCTGGTAGTCCTGGCTGCCTGCTACATCCCCGCCCGCCGGGCCAGCCGCGTCGATCCCCAAATCGCCCTCCGCTGGGAATAG
- a CDS encoding pyrroloquinoline quinone-dependent dehydrogenase has product MSTHWRWAALLVCSILSAGDTNWPVYGGDEGGSKYSPLKQIHRGNVTSLKVAWTFSTGEPLTPPGRGRAPAFEATPIVIDGVMYIGTPYGHVFALDAATGKQKWSYDAKIIPGDYGDFANRGVTFWSDPKAKAGAPCRQRIFFSSIDARLTALDAATGAPCADFAGKGEINLETGLKRGPEYKGEYEETSPPAVINGLVIVGSAIADNHRARSVSGEVRAFDARTGALKWTWHPIDTANTGAANAWSILSTDPKRNLVFIPTGSSSPDYYGGLRPGDNRDANSVVALDAATGKRIWGFQTVHHDIWDYDVANQPTLFTFQRRGQSIPAVAFGSKTGHLFLLDRTTGAPLFDVEERKVPASDIPGEQSSPTQPVPLMPKAWTRQSLPAEEAFGLNETDKTWCRDQIAALRNEGIFTPPSLQGSLIIPGNVGGMQWGGLAWDRDHNTLIVPINNLAAVIKLIPAADFKEARSNNRIGAEITEQKGAPYAMSRVLLRAPSGVPCTPPPWGTLAAIDASTGALKWQVPVGAFPGMPEPVATRFGSILLGGPIATAGGLVFLGATLDPFLKAYDIETGKELWRGQLPASSRAVPMTYQTGGKQFVAVAAGGHEASLGKLDNTLVVFSLP; this is encoded by the coding sequence ATGTCTACCCACTGGCGCTGGGCCGCCCTCCTTGTGTGCTCCATCCTCTCCGCAGGCGACACCAACTGGCCCGTCTACGGCGGCGACGAGGGTGGCTCGAAATACTCCCCACTCAAACAGATCCATCGCGGCAACGTCACCTCACTCAAGGTCGCCTGGACCTTCTCCACCGGTGAACCCCTCACGCCGCCCGGCCGGGGCAGGGCGCCCGCCTTCGAAGCCACCCCCATCGTGATCGACGGCGTCATGTACATCGGCACGCCCTACGGCCACGTGTTCGCCCTCGATGCCGCCACCGGCAAGCAGAAGTGGTCCTACGACGCCAAAATCATCCCGGGCGACTACGGCGACTTCGCCAACCGCGGTGTCACCTTTTGGTCCGACCCCAAGGCCAAAGCAGGCGCCCCCTGCCGCCAACGCATCTTCTTCTCCAGCATCGACGCCCGCCTCACCGCCCTCGACGCCGCCACCGGCGCCCCCTGTGCGGACTTCGCCGGCAAAGGCGAGATCAACCTGGAAACCGGCCTTAAGCGCGGTCCGGAGTACAAAGGCGAGTACGAAGAGACCTCCCCGCCAGCCGTCATCAACGGCCTGGTCATCGTCGGCTCCGCCATCGCCGACAACCACCGCGCCAGAAGCGTCTCGGGCGAGGTCCGCGCCTTCGATGCCCGCACCGGTGCCTTGAAGTGGACCTGGCACCCCATCGACACCGCCAACACCGGAGCCGCCAACGCCTGGTCCATCCTCTCCACCGACCCCAAGCGCAACCTCGTCTTCATCCCCACCGGCAGCTCCAGTCCCGACTACTACGGCGGCCTCCGCCCCGGCGACAACCGCGACGCCAACTCCGTCGTCGCCCTCGACGCCGCCACTGGCAAACGCATCTGGGGCTTCCAGACCGTCCATCACGACATCTGGGATTACGACGTCGCCAACCAGCCCACTCTCTTCACGTTCCAGCGCCGCGGCCAGAGCATCCCCGCCGTGGCCTTTGGCTCCAAAACCGGCCACCTCTTCCTGCTCGACCGCACCACCGGCGCGCCCCTCTTCGACGTTGAGGAGCGCAAAGTCCCCGCCAGCGACATACCCGGAGAGCAGTCCTCGCCCACCCAGCCCGTGCCGCTGATGCCCAAAGCCTGGACGCGCCAGAGTCTCCCGGCCGAGGAAGCCTTCGGCCTGAATGAGACCGACAAAACCTGGTGCCGCGACCAGATCGCCGCCCTCCGCAACGAGGGCATCTTCACGCCGCCCAGCCTCCAGGGCTCCCTCATCATCCCCGGCAACGTCGGCGGCATGCAGTGGGGCGGACTCGCCTGGGATCGCGATCACAACACCCTCATCGTGCCCATCAATAACCTCGCCGCCGTCATCAAGCTCATTCCGGCCGCCGACTTTAAAGAGGCGCGCAGCAACAACCGCATCGGAGCCGAAATCACAGAACAGAAAGGCGCCCCCTACGCCATGTCCCGCGTCCTGCTGCGCGCCCCCAGCGGCGTCCCCTGCACGCCTCCGCCATGGGGCACCCTCGCCGCCATCGACGCCTCCACCGGAGCCTTGAAATGGCAGGTCCCCGTCGGTGCCTTCCCCGGCATGCCCGAGCCCGTCGCCACCAGGTTCGGCTCCATCCTGCTCGGCGGACCCATCGCCACCGCCGGCGGCCTCGTCTTCCTCGGAGCCACCCTCGATCCCTTCCTCAAGGCCTACGACATCGAAACCGGCAAGGAGCTCTGGCGCGGTCAGCTCCCGGCCAGCTCCCGGGCCGTCCCCATGACCTACCAGACCGGCGGCAAACAGTTCGTCGCCGTCGCCGCCGGAGGCCACGAAGCCAGCCTCGGCAAGCTCGACAACACCCTCGTTGTCTTCAGCCTGCCGTAA
- a CDS encoding ATP-grasp domain-containing protein, translating into MRPPTILAIASYQKGHAFLYKAKAEGARVLLLTSLSLKDQWPRDAVDEVFYMPDENKVWNREDTFKAVAFLARTEHLDRIVPLDDFDLELAASLREHLRIPGMGETTVRRFRDKLAMRMCANEAAIAVPEFVHILNHERIRRFVERTPAPWVLKPRSFAGSIGIRKVETADELWSLIHELGDNAPNYLLERYVPGDIFHVDSIVNDREILFAVASGYGRPPLDVAQGGGIFTTRLLERGSEQEKELLELNQHLLKSLGLVRGVSHTEYIIGKLDGKVYFLETAARVGGAHIAELVEAATGINLWAEWARIEVAGGKSEYNVPAARNDYAGLLVSLAKQERPDTSAYQYPEIVWRMDKQHHVGFIVKDESHSKVQGILGEMQDRVQQDFWAYAPAKSTPTE; encoded by the coding sequence ATGCGTCCACCCACGATCCTGGCTATCGCCAGCTACCAGAAGGGCCATGCCTTCCTTTACAAGGCCAAGGCCGAAGGCGCCCGCGTCCTGCTCCTCACCTCGCTCAGCCTCAAAGACCAATGGCCGCGCGATGCCGTCGACGAAGTCTTCTACATGCCCGACGAGAACAAAGTGTGGAACCGCGAGGACACATTCAAGGCCGTCGCCTTCCTCGCCCGCACTGAGCACCTCGACCGCATCGTCCCCCTCGACGACTTCGACCTCGAACTCGCCGCCTCCCTGCGCGAACACCTCCGCATCCCGGGCATGGGCGAAACCACCGTGCGCCGCTTCCGCGACAAGCTCGCCATGCGCATGTGCGCCAACGAAGCCGCCATCGCCGTGCCTGAGTTCGTCCACATCCTGAACCACGAGCGCATCCGCCGCTTCGTCGAACGCACCCCTGCCCCCTGGGTTCTCAAACCACGCAGCTTTGCCGGTTCCATCGGCATCCGCAAGGTCGAAACCGCCGATGAACTCTGGTCGCTCATCCACGAACTCGGCGACAACGCGCCCAACTACCTGCTGGAGCGCTACGTCCCCGGCGACATCTTCCACGTCGATTCCATCGTGAACGACCGCGAGATCCTCTTCGCCGTGGCCAGCGGCTACGGACGCCCGCCCCTCGACGTCGCCCAGGGCGGCGGCATCTTCACCACCCGCCTGCTGGAACGCGGCAGCGAGCAGGAGAAGGAACTTCTCGAACTCAACCAGCACCTGCTCAAATCCCTGGGCCTGGTGCGCGGCGTCTCCCACACCGAGTACATCATCGGCAAGCTCGACGGCAAAGTGTACTTCCTCGAGACCGCGGCCCGCGTCGGCGGCGCCCACATCGCCGAACTCGTCGAGGCCGCCACCGGCATCAACCTCTGGGCCGAATGGGCCCGCATCGAAGTCGCCGGCGGCAAAAGCGAATACAACGTACCCGCGGCGCGCAACGACTACGCCGGCCTGCTCGTCTCCCTAGCCAAACAGGAACGCCCCGATACCTCCGCCTATCAATACCCCGAGATCGTCTGGCGCATGGACAAGCAGCACCACGTCGGCTTCATCGTGAAGGATGAATCGCACAGCAAAGTGCAGGGTATCCTCGGCGAGATGCAGGACCGCGTCCAGCAGGACTTCTGGGCCTACGCGCCCGCCAAGTCCACGCCCACGGAATAA
- a CDS encoding ArsA family ATPase — protein MRILLYSGKGGVGKTSVAAATGVRLAELGYRTLVMSVDPAHSLADSFDLESGLFQAKTSEPLEIAPNLSIHEVNIQKEIKRHWAEIAGYITGVLRTSGLNDVEAEEMAIFPGMEELSAMMYVNQYRRESRYDVVVLDCAPTAESLRFVSMPTTLDWYMKHIFPLQRGILRAVRPLANRVSPVELPPDSYFANVKELFNKIEGIDTLMEDPNITSVRLVTNVEKMVIRETQRAFVYFSLHGLTVDQVIVNRVLPDTITDAYFLEWRASQQHFLGEVVTYFAPVPVSQVPLFPHEVLGLPRITELARVLYDGQADPAAVTRTERPYDFTKHEGYYQVHLRVPFTEKGEVGLFKKGDELVVEIGTIRRHIGLPASMMALTPVRAKLDGGILSVRMEERP, from the coding sequence ATGCGCATTCTTCTCTACAGCGGCAAAGGCGGGGTTGGCAAAACCAGTGTCGCCGCCGCCACCGGCGTCCGCCTGGCGGAACTGGGCTACCGCACCCTGGTGATGAGCGTCGACCCGGCCCATTCCCTGGCCGACTCCTTCGACCTGGAGTCCGGCCTCTTCCAGGCCAAAACTTCGGAACCCCTGGAAATCGCCCCCAACCTCTCCATCCACGAAGTCAACATCCAGAAGGAGATCAAACGCCACTGGGCCGAAATCGCCGGCTACATCACCGGCGTCCTGCGCACCTCCGGCCTCAACGACGTCGAGGCCGAAGAGATGGCGATCTTCCCCGGCATGGAAGAACTCAGCGCCATGATGTACGTCAACCAGTACCGCCGCGAATCGCGCTACGACGTCGTCGTGCTCGACTGCGCCCCCACCGCCGAGAGCCTCCGCTTCGTCTCCATGCCGACCACGCTCGACTGGTACATGAAGCACATCTTCCCCCTGCAGCGCGGCATCCTGCGCGCCGTCCGGCCCCTCGCCAACCGCGTCTCGCCCGTCGAACTGCCGCCCGACTCCTACTTCGCCAACGTCAAGGAGCTCTTCAACAAAATTGAAGGCATTGACACCCTGATGGAGGACCCCAACATCACCAGCGTCCGCCTCGTCACCAACGTCGAGAAGATGGTGATCCGCGAAACCCAGCGCGCCTTCGTCTACTTCTCCCTGCACGGCCTCACCGTCGACCAGGTCATCGTCAATCGCGTCCTGCCCGACACCATCACCGACGCCTATTTCCTGGAGTGGCGCGCCTCCCAGCAGCACTTCCTGGGCGAGGTAGTGACCTACTTCGCCCCAGTCCCCGTGTCGCAGGTTCCCCTCTTCCCCCACGAGGTGCTCGGCCTGCCCCGCATCACGGAACTGGCCCGCGTCCTCTACGACGGCCAAGCCGACCCGGCCGCTGTAACCCGCACCGAACGCCCCTACGACTTCACCAAACACGAGGGCTATTATCAGGTCCACCTCCGCGTCCCGTTCACCGAAAAAGGCGAGGTGGGTCTCTTCAAAAAAGGCGACGAACTCGTCGTCGAAATTGGAACCATCCGCCGCCACATCGGGCTGCCCGCCTCCATGATGGCGCTCACCCCCGTGCGCGCGAAGCTGGATGGTGGCATCCTGAGTGTCAGGATGGAGGAGCGCCCATGA
- a CDS encoding amidase: MERRQWFQLMAVLSAAQAVPAQPPERPPAPKFTPEQVTAALKLLGLEFTEAQVDAMLPGLGRAALDYERLRKIDVPLETEPGISFHPGLPGKQPKGGVSRFAPLVKAAPVKKTWSSVEELAFAPVTELSALLRARLVSSTELTRMYLERLKRFGPKLLCVITLTEELALQQAKAADAEIRAGRYRGPLHGVPYGLKDLFATKGIKTTWGAEPFQDQVPDYDCTVYTRLKKAGAVLLGKLSMGALAQGGLWFGGMTKTPWNLEQTSSGSSAGSAASTGAGLVGFAIGTETRGSIISPSIRCGTVGLRPTYGRVPRTGAMGLSWTMDKVGPICRSVEDCALVLNALYGPDGHDRTVTAAPFHWEPRLPLAQLRIGIAQKSFDQMAAGESKDVYLKAIGDLKAAGVKMTAVEVPDSMAGALGLILTAEAATAFDDITRDGRVGQLKGQGAGDWPNTFRTARLIPAVEYLRAQRARTLLMEQMEKFFLDWDVVVCPPFSSLGSTNLTGHPQVVVPCGFLKGMPQGLSFLGRLWEEGAPLRVALAYEQATKWHLQRPPLG, encoded by the coding sequence ATGGAGCGTCGCCAGTGGTTTCAGTTGATGGCCGTACTTTCGGCCGCGCAAGCCGTGCCGGCTCAACCGCCTGAGCGGCCGCCTGCGCCGAAATTCACGCCGGAGCAGGTGACGGCCGCCCTGAAGTTGCTGGGGCTGGAGTTCACGGAGGCCCAGGTGGATGCGATGCTGCCGGGGCTGGGGCGCGCGGCGCTGGATTATGAGCGGCTGCGCAAGATCGACGTGCCGCTGGAGACGGAGCCGGGGATCAGCTTCCATCCCGGGCTGCCGGGTAAACAGCCCAAGGGCGGGGTGTCGCGTTTCGCACCGCTGGTGAAGGCCGCACCGGTGAAGAAGACGTGGTCGTCGGTGGAGGAGCTGGCGTTTGCTCCGGTTACGGAGCTGTCGGCCCTGCTGCGAGCGCGGCTGGTGAGTTCGACTGAGCTGACCAGGATGTACCTGGAGCGGCTGAAGCGGTTCGGGCCGAAGCTTTTGTGTGTCATTACCCTGACGGAAGAGTTGGCCTTGCAGCAGGCGAAGGCGGCGGATGCGGAGATCCGGGCCGGGCGGTATCGGGGGCCGCTGCATGGAGTTCCTTACGGGTTGAAGGACCTTTTTGCCACGAAGGGTATCAAGACCACGTGGGGCGCGGAGCCTTTTCAGGACCAGGTGCCGGATTACGACTGCACGGTCTACACGCGGTTGAAGAAGGCGGGCGCCGTACTGTTGGGCAAGCTCTCGATGGGGGCGCTGGCGCAGGGCGGATTGTGGTTTGGCGGGATGACGAAGACGCCGTGGAACCTGGAGCAGACCTCCAGCGGGTCGTCGGCCGGTTCCGCCGCGTCGACTGGAGCCGGGCTGGTGGGGTTCGCGATCGGCACGGAGACGCGGGGATCGATTATCTCGCCGAGTATCCGTTGCGGCACGGTGGGGCTGCGGCCGACCTATGGCCGGGTGCCTCGCACGGGGGCGATGGGGTTGAGCTGGACGATGGACAAGGTGGGGCCGATTTGCCGCTCCGTCGAAGACTGTGCCCTGGTGCTGAATGCGCTGTATGGGCCTGACGGGCACGACCGCACGGTGACGGCGGCGCCGTTCCATTGGGAGCCGCGGCTGCCGCTGGCGCAACTGCGCATCGGGATCGCACAGAAGTCGTTCGACCAGATGGCGGCCGGCGAGTCGAAAGACGTCTACCTGAAGGCGATTGGGGATTTGAAGGCGGCCGGGGTGAAGATGACCGCGGTGGAAGTGCCGGATTCCATGGCCGGGGCGTTGGGGCTGATTCTGACGGCGGAAGCGGCGACGGCCTTTGACGACATCACGCGGGACGGGCGGGTGGGGCAGTTGAAAGGGCAAGGTGCGGGCGACTGGCCGAATACGTTCCGGACGGCCCGGCTGATTCCGGCGGTGGAGTATTTGCGAGCCCAGCGCGCCCGCACGCTGCTGATGGAGCAGATGGAGAAGTTCTTCCTGGATTGGGACGTGGTGGTGTGTCCGCCGTTCTCGAGCCTGGGGTCGACCAACCTGACCGGGCATCCGCAAGTGGTGGTGCCCTGTGGATTTTTGAAGGGCATGCCTCAAGGATTGAGCTTCCTGGGCCGATTGTGGGAAGAGGGGGCTCCGCTGCGGGTGGCTCTGGCCTATGAGCAGGCCACGAAATGGCACCTGCAACGGCCGCCGCTGGGTTAG
- a CDS encoding glycosyltransferase produces the protein MPLLSIIVPVYNEEEFLGALLGRVLAAALPEGLEREIVVVDDGSDDGSWEIATRYAKDHPEQVRAFRHEKNRGKGAAIRTGLEQVKGEYTVIQDADLEYDPREYPKLLAPLLVGKADVVYGTRFAVGNERRVLYFWHSLANWFLTNTVNLFSDLNLTDVWTCYKVFRTSLIQSIPLRSDGFGFEPEVTIKLSQRQVHIYETPISYHGRTYEEGKKIGKWDALLALLTVLRFAFLRDIYKESGPEILDTLSGAMRFNRWMADTIRPYVGQRVLEIGAGIGNLSRCLAPRRELYLASDIDEEHLARLRSRLSHRPNFRAVTCNLSHPPDFDELENQVDTIVCLNVLEHVEADRTGLQNMYRALTPGGRAIVLVPEGMSVYGELDRVLGHCRRYSEAELREKVLTAGFEIETLFGFNRPTRPGWWFNGRILRKRSFSRFQLAVFDRMVWLWKRIDGWLPWSPTSLIVIARKPR, from the coding sequence ATGCCTTTACTGTCCATCATCGTGCCCGTCTACAACGAGGAGGAGTTTCTCGGCGCCCTGCTGGGCCGGGTGCTGGCCGCAGCGTTGCCGGAGGGGTTGGAGCGGGAGATTGTTGTGGTGGATGACGGCTCGGACGACGGGTCGTGGGAGATCGCGACGCGGTATGCGAAGGATCATCCCGAACAGGTGCGCGCGTTCCGGCACGAGAAGAATCGGGGCAAAGGCGCGGCGATCCGGACGGGCCTGGAGCAGGTGAAGGGCGAATATACGGTAATCCAGGATGCTGATCTGGAGTACGATCCACGCGAGTATCCGAAGCTGCTGGCGCCGCTGCTGGTGGGCAAGGCGGATGTAGTCTACGGTACGCGGTTCGCGGTGGGGAACGAGCGCCGGGTGCTGTACTTCTGGCATTCGCTGGCGAACTGGTTCCTGACGAATACGGTCAATCTGTTCAGCGACCTGAACCTGACCGACGTGTGGACCTGCTACAAGGTTTTCCGGACCTCCCTGATCCAGAGTATTCCGCTGCGCAGCGACGGATTTGGGTTTGAACCGGAAGTGACGATCAAGCTGTCCCAGCGGCAGGTGCACATCTACGAGACGCCGATCAGCTACCACGGGCGCACCTACGAAGAGGGCAAGAAGATCGGCAAGTGGGATGCGCTGCTGGCGCTGCTGACGGTGCTGCGCTTCGCGTTCCTGCGGGACATCTACAAAGAGTCCGGTCCGGAGATCCTGGATACGCTCTCGGGCGCGATGCGGTTCAACCGGTGGATGGCCGACACGATCCGGCCTTATGTGGGGCAGCGTGTCCTGGAGATCGGTGCGGGGATCGGGAATCTGTCGCGGTGCCTGGCTCCGCGGCGGGAGTTGTACCTGGCGTCGGACATCGACGAGGAGCACCTGGCGCGGCTGCGGTCGCGGTTGTCGCACCGGCCGAATTTTCGCGCGGTGACGTGCAATCTGAGTCATCCGCCGGATTTCGACGAACTGGAGAACCAGGTGGATACGATTGTCTGCCTGAACGTGCTGGAGCATGTGGAGGCCGACCGGACGGGCCTGCAGAATATGTACCGGGCGCTGACGCCTGGCGGGCGGGCGATCGTGCTGGTGCCCGAAGGCATGTCGGTGTACGGCGAACTGGACCGCGTGTTGGGCCACTGCCGGCGCTACTCGGAAGCCGAATTGCGCGAGAAGGTGCTGACCGCGGGGTTCGAGATCGAGACGCTATTCGGGTTCAACCGGCCGACACGTCCGGGCTGGTGGTTCAATGGGCGCATCCTGCGCAAGCGCAGCTTTTCACGGTTCCAACTGGCGGTGTTCGACCGCATGGTGTGGCTGTGGAAGCGGATCGACGGCTGGCTGCCCTGGTCGCCCACGTCGCTGATTGTGATTGCGCGGAAGCCGCGGTAG
- the dnaJ gene encoding molecular chaperone DnaJ: MSKRDYYEVLGIERSAGDQELKSAYRKLALKYHPDRNPGNGEAEEKFKEAAEAYSVLSDPEKKRTYDTYGHQGVSGAGQQGFNPDAFSDFADIFGDFFGFGDLFGGGGGRRRSRAQRGDDVRYDLEISFEDSIRGLEAEIQVPRLEACQSCKGTGAESEDGWTSCSVCRGRGEVFYQQGFLSIRKTCGQCGGSGKILRRPCRQCKGEAYIQTSKKLKVKIPAGVDTGMKMRVTGEGQPGANGGPSGDLYVFLSVKAHPVFERKEYDLHCIVPVNFAQAALGTEIHVLTFEGLESMKVPEGVQSGETLRLRGKGVPFVNGGGRGDLIVHVEVRTPRKLTREQRKLMEQLRETLPAENEPEEKSILDKLKDYLM, from the coding sequence GTGAGCAAGCGCGATTATTACGAGGTTTTGGGCATCGAGCGGAGTGCCGGCGATCAGGAGCTGAAAAGCGCCTACCGGAAGCTTGCGCTGAAATACCATCCCGACCGCAATCCGGGGAATGGCGAGGCGGAAGAGAAATTCAAGGAAGCCGCCGAAGCCTACAGCGTCCTCAGCGATCCCGAAAAGAAGCGCACCTACGACACCTACGGCCACCAGGGCGTCAGCGGCGCCGGCCAGCAGGGCTTCAACCCCGACGCATTCTCGGATTTCGCCGACATCTTCGGCGATTTCTTCGGCTTTGGCGACCTCTTCGGCGGAGGCGGTGGACGCCGCCGCAGTCGTGCCCAGCGCGGCGACGATGTCCGCTACGACCTCGAGATCTCGTTCGAAGACTCCATCCGCGGCCTGGAAGCGGAAATCCAGGTCCCGCGCCTCGAAGCCTGCCAGTCCTGCAAAGGCACCGGCGCCGAGAGCGAAGACGGCTGGACTTCCTGCAGCGTCTGCCGCGGCCGCGGCGAGGTCTTCTATCAGCAGGGCTTTCTCTCGATCCGAAAGACCTGCGGCCAATGCGGCGGGTCCGGCAAGATCCTGCGGCGCCCCTGCCGCCAATGCAAGGGCGAGGCCTACATCCAGACCTCCAAAAAGCTGAAGGTCAAGATCCCCGCCGGCGTCGACACCGGCATGAAGATGCGCGTCACCGGAGAAGGCCAACCCGGAGCCAATGGCGGCCCGTCGGGCGACCTCTATGTCTTCCTCAGCGTGAAAGCCCATCCGGTTTTCGAACGCAAGGAGTACGACCTCCACTGCATCGTGCCCGTCAACTTCGCGCAAGCGGCCTTGGGTACGGAAATCCACGTCCTCACCTTTGAGGGCCTGGAAAGCATGAAGGTGCCCGAAGGAGTGCAGAGCGGCGAAACCCTACGCCTGCGCGGCAAAGGTGTCCCGTTCGTCAATGGCGGCGGCCGCGGCGACCTCATCGTTCATGTCGAGGTCCGCACCCCCCGCAAACTCACGCGGGAACAGCGGAAACTCATGGAACAGCTCCGCGAAACCCTGCCCGCCGAGAACGAACCCGAGGAGAAAAGCATCCTCGACAAGCTCAAAGACTACCTGATGTAG